CGCCCGCTTTGTCGTACGCAGGTGTTTTCTGCTGAAAAGCCTCTTCTATTGTTACTTTCTCAATTGAAGACACTCCATTTGAGGAAGGCTCTGCAATTTTGGCGGCAATTTCAAGGCAGTTTAAGGCCTTGCGTGCATCACCATTCGAAAAATTAATCACTAGCCTGCGGGCTTCATTGGTAAGTGAAATCTTTTGATTGCCTAAGCCTCGTTCCTTATCAAGTAAAGCCTTATCTAGGAGCAATGATATCTCATCGTCTTGAAGAGGCTCGAGTTTGATTACTCGAGTTCGAGATAATAAAGCTGGAATAACTTCAAAAGATGGGTTTTCTGTGGTAGCGCCGATAAAAATGAAAGTTCCGGATTCGACATGCGGCAATATAGCGTCCTGTTGAGCTTTATTGAATCGATGGACCTCATCGATGAAGAGAATGGTACCCAAATCCTTCATGGAACGAATTTCACGAGCTTCAGCAATAGCTTCTCGTAATTCAGAGACTCCTGAGGTAACTGCTGATGCAGAAATAAAATGCATCTTGGTGGCGCTTGCTATTATTCGTGCTAGCGTGGTTTTTCCTACTCCTGGCGGTCCCCAGAGTATCATCGATGGAACTTGGTCTTCCTCAATCGCTCTTTTCAATAAGCGATTTTGATCAAGCAGATGTTTTTGCCCAATGTATTCATCAAAAACGCGAGGGCGCATACGTGTTGCTAAAGGGGCATTCAACGCCTCGCTTTTTAATCTTGCATGCTCAAACAAGGTTGATTTACGCAGGTTTGAAAATTTATGCGTGCTCATAAGTAGTGTTCTATCAGAGTCGTTGGATGGATTCCAGATACTGTTGTCAATTTCCTATACAATGGGTACATGCAAGTACTAATTAGATTGTATGCGTCATATAGAGAGCAAGCAGGTGTGAGTAGGATCAATATTTCCCTACGCGAAGGGTCTGTTGTAGCGGATGCTGTAGAAG
The nucleotide sequence above comes from Dehalococcoidia bacterium. Encoded proteins:
- a CDS encoding replication-associated recombination protein A, whose product is MSTHKFSNLRKSTLFEHARLKSEALNAPLATRMRPRVFDEYIGQKHLLDQNRLLKRAIEEDQVPSMILWGPPGVGKTTLARIIASATKMHFISASAVTSGVSELREAIAEAREIRSMKDLGTILFIDEVHRFNKAQQDAILPHVESGTFIFIGATTENPSFEVIPALLSRTRVIKLEPLQDDEISLLLDKALLDKERGLGNQKISLTNEARRLVINFSNGDARKALNCLEIAAKIAEPSSNGVSSIEKVTIEEAFQQKTPAYDKAGDQHYETISAFIKSIRASDPNATIYWLVRMLESGEDPMFIARRLVISASEDIGNADPNALPIAIAAQQALNFIGLPEGAIPLAQASIYLATTYKSNASYLALKNAQNEIQAGKLYPVPLHLRNASTALMQNLGYGKDYRYSHNYEGHFSGQANLPEEIANKKFYQPSDQGYEEVIRKRLASWWENRSPNET